The genomic stretch CGACTCCGCCAACACCAAATTCTGCTACTACAACAACTACAACCTCACCCAGCCGCGCCACTTCTGCAAGACCTGCCGCCGCTACTGGACCAAAGGCGGCGCCCTCCGCAACGTCCCCATCGGCGGGGGATGCCGCAAGAACAAGAACACCATCATCACCACCCCCGCCGCCGCCAAATCCGCCGCCGCCAAGTTCAAAACAACACCGCCGTCGGAGCTCTCCAAAAACCACCTCTTCGGCGGCGCCTTTGACCACGGCGAAGCTCTCTCCTCAAACCCCATAATTTGGCCATCTTCCCAAAACTCCCATTTCCTTTCCCTAATCCGAGCCAACCAACAAACCCTAAACCTAAGCCACCTCGCAATCAAAGACGAAACCCCCCTCTTCGGCTCGTCCCACTTGACCTCAGGGCCCGACCACCTCGGCCCGGCCCACTTCCCCTCTACTGGGATGCCGAATTCCTTATACAGAAACCAAACCCTAGCCACCCCCGGAGGAATCCTCCACGGCGAAGCACAGAATACCGGGCTTCAAGAGCTCTACCACCGCCTC from Salvia splendens isolate huo1 chromosome 15, SspV2, whole genome shotgun sequence encodes the following:
- the LOC121767631 gene encoding dof zinc finger protein MNB1A-like, with product MIQELLGGTSVGLIGERSKLSTTPCGGAASQSPSPSPSPSPSSSAANAAAPPENLRCPRCDSANTKFCYYNNYNLTQPRHFCKTCRRYWTKGGALRNVPIGGGCRKNKNTIITTPAAAKSAAAKFKTTPPSELSKNHLFGGAFDHGEALSSNPIIWPSSQNSHFLSLIRANQQTLNLSHLAIKDETPLFGSSHLTSGPDHLGPAHFPSTGMPNSLYRNQTLATPGGILHGEAQNTGLQELYHRLRLSSNCYPEHAPVINGNMSSANSSAILESAPVAEMGFWSSWPADLQTTNGAYP